Proteins found in one Triticum aestivum cultivar Chinese Spring chromosome 4D, IWGSC CS RefSeq v2.1, whole genome shotgun sequence genomic segment:
- the LOC123099039 gene encoding flavonoid O-methyltransferase-like protein Os11g0303600, translating to MAAHMTVPSDAQLIKAQADLQRHSLTYLTSMALRCAIELGIPTAIHRLGGTASLADLMAALSLPPPKAPFLSRVLRLLAKSDALSCTEDGVYSLTPLSYILVDGVLIDGEARQIAFPLAVTSRYHMESGLGLADWFKNDRALPVPSPFEHVHAAAPFDESMTLLDPETDKLFYEALAAHDHMGIGTVVRECRGLFNGLESLTDCCGGDGTTARAIVKAFPHIKCNVLDLPKVIEKVPSDGVVNYVAGDLFHTVPPAQAVMLKLVLHFWSDEDCIKILAQCKKAIPSREMGGKVIIIDIVLGSSLETITETELLMDMLMFICTRGRQRDEKEWSTIFTKAGFSNYKIVKKLGHRGVIEVYP from the exons ATGGCAGCTCACATGACAGTCCCCAGCGACGCCCAGCTGATTAAGGCGCAGGCTGACCTGCAGCGCCACAGCCTCACCTACCTCACGTCCATGGCACTCAGGTGCGCCATCGAGCTCGGCATCCCGACGGCGATCCACCGCCTCGGCGGCACCGCGTCGTTGGCCGACCTGATGGCCGCGCTGTCCCTTCCGCCACCCAAGGCGCCGTTTCTCAGCCGCGTCCTGCGGCTGCTGGCCAAATCCGACGCACTGTCGTGCACCGAGGACGGGGTCTACAGCCTCACCCCGCTGTCCTACATCCTTGTGGACGGCGTGCTCATCGACGGCGAGGCCAGGCAGATCGCCTTCCCGCTGGCCGTCACCTCGCGGTACCACATGGAGTCAGGTTTAGGACTGGCCGATTGGTTCAAGAACGATCGTGCGCTACCGGTGCCATCTCCGTTTGAGCATGTGCACGCCGCGGCGCCCTTCGACGAGAGCATGACGCTCCTCGATCCTGAGACCGACAAGCTGTTCTATGAGGCCTTGGCCGCCCATGACCATATGGGGATCGGCACGGTTGTACGGGAATGCCGTGGGCTGTTCAATGGTCTGGAGTCACTCACCGACTGCTGTGGTGGTGATGGGACGACCGCAAGGGCCATCGTCAAGGCCTTCCCGCATATCAAGTGCAATGTGTTGGACCTTCCAAAGGTGATCGAGAAAGTCCCAAGTGATGGTGTTGTTAACTATGTCGCTGGTGACCTCTTCCATACCGTCCCACCAGCTCAGGCCGTCATGCTCAag CTTGTTCTACACTTCTGGAGCGACGAGGATTGCATCAAGATCCTCGCTCAATGCAAGAAGGCCATACCTTCCCGAGAAATGGGAGGAAAAGTGATCATCATAGACATAGTGCTTGGATCTTCTCTAGAGACAATAACTGAAACCGAACTGCTGATGGACATGCTGATGTTCATATGTACCAGAGGACGGCAACGGGATGAAAAGGAGTGGAGCACGATCTTTACGAAAGCAGGGTTTAGCAACTATAAGATTGTCAAGAAACTTGGCCATCGAGGTGTCATCGAGGTCTATCCATAA